One region of Eupeodes corollae chromosome 1, idEupCoro1.1, whole genome shotgun sequence genomic DNA includes:
- the LOC129942749 gene encoding zinc finger protein 135-like isoform X4 — MESICRLCFQPAALFQVPGYNLPTCAKCSEHLTTNGLTGITANFYQTIRQDLPTTTTTVANNTSSTTNGGGGTTIQVQQITQQQQQQQQQQQQQQQQQQQQTAASSSPDDDVDLLFNEEGTCPLCSKTFSRKSSLLTHIRNHSAERKFICSFCHKGFTQAANLRNHERIHTNDRPYVCIDCGKTFTQITNLNNHRRLHTGERPFVCIESECGRSFAQVTNLNNHMKTHHKVQQYCCNQCSKKFTQVTSLNQHLQAHAGITGYYCPRCPEKTFKQQSQLHTHMKSHGLAFPYECQKCDEKFLQQAHLDQHNKMHDEFKFKCDMCPSSFNQEVLLKKHVQRHIEGRYITCPVANCNQAFAVKQHLSKHLLTRHSHSELPPPKRSKKQHHNQLHQPVQMIGQPLSIQHHTPGQRMRGRPPKKKNQQQQQQLNHSNVQTIKIELPSQLQDHVGGGGGGATIQFNHMQSQQQQQQQVAVGGNQVKTTVVQQAALINNNTTNGNDRHQQQQQQEQDQHETQVESGDDLKCQDCGVLFTNENELREHIFYKHPERRFMQAILEENRYLMRMQPQQTYLCNLCCNVFKSHLALVRHTAKFHGQLIVNSSKSEY; from the exons ATGGAGAGTATCTGCAGATTATGTTTTCAACCAGCAGCG ttGTTTCAGGTTCCTGGCTATAATCTTCCAACTTGTGCCAAATGTTCGGAGCATTTGACCACAAATGGTCTAACTGGTATAACAGcgaatttttatcaaacaattAGACAAGATTTACCAACTACTACAACTACAGTTGCAAATAATACATCCTCAACGACTAATGGTGGTGGCGGGACCACAATACAAGTCCAACAAATAAcccaacagcaacaacagcagcagcaacagcaacagcagcagcaacaacaacagcaacaacaaacagCAGCAAGCTCATCACCAGACGACGAT gtcGATCTTCTGTTCAACGAAGAAGGAACTTGTCCGCTTTGCTCGAAAACGTTCTCAAGAAAATCATCTCTGCTAACTCATATACGAAATCACTCGGCTGAGAGGAAATTTATTTGCTCATTTTGTCACAAAG GCTTTACACAAGCGGCAAATTTGCGAAATCATGAGCGCATACACACAAATGATAGACCCTATGTCTGCATTGATTGTGGCAAGACTTTTACACAG ATAACTAATTTGAATAATCACCGTCGATTGCACACGGGAGAGCGGCCATTTGTATGCATTGAATCAGAATGCGGACGGTCTTTTGCGCAA GTCACAAATCTAAACAATCACATGAAGACCCATCACAAAGTACAGCAATACTGCTGCAATCAATGTTCGAAGAAATTTACCCAAGTGACGTCACTTAATCAGCACCTTCAAGCTCACGCCGGCATAACAGGCTATTATTGCCCTCGATGTCCagaaaaaactttcaaacagCAATCCCAACTGCATACGCACATGAAATCGCACGGTCTGGCCTTCCCATACGAATGCCAGAAGTGCGATGAGAAATTCTTGCAACAAGCACACCTCGACCAACACAACAAAATGCAtgatgaatttaaattcaagtgTGACATGTGTCCGAGCTCCTTTAATCAAGAGGTGCTCCTTAAAAAGCATGTCCAGCGACACATCGAAGGAAG GTACATTACATGTCCGGTAGCTAATTGTAACCAAGCATTCGCCGTTAAACAACACTTATCGAAACATCTTCTTACTCGCCATTCTCACAGTGAACTGCCGCCGCCTAAGCGTTCTAAAAAGCAGCACCACAATCAGCTCCATCAGCCCGTACAAATGATTGGGCAGCCACTGTCAATACAACACCACACACCCGGGCAGCGTATGC GAGGTCGCCCACCCAAAAAGAAGaaccaacagcagcagcagcaattaAATCATTCAAACGTTCAAACAATTAAGATCGAATTGCCATCACAGTTGCAGGATCATGTTGGAGGAGGCGGTGGTGGTGCAACAATACAATTTAATCATATGCAAtcacaacagcaacaacaacaacaagtagCTGTTGGCGGCAACCAAGTCAAA ACAACAGTCGTGCAACAGGCAGCTTTGATCAACAACAATACAACAAATGGTAATGACcgacatcaacaacaacaacaacaagaacaagacCAACACGAGACACAAGTCGAAAGCGGCGATGATCTTAAATGCCAAGATTGCGGTGTATTATTTACAAATGAAAACGAACTGAGGGAGCATATATTCTACAAACATCCCGAGCGGAGATTCATGCAG GCTATTTTAGAAGAGAACAGATATCTAATGAGAATGCAACCCCAACAAACTTACCTATGCAATCTGTGCTGCAATGTATTTAAAAGTCATTTAGCCTTAGTGCGTCATACAGCCAAGTTTCATGGACAACTAATTGTAAATTCTTCTAAATCCgaatattaa
- the LOC129942749 gene encoding zinc finger protein 135-like isoform X3, translating to MESICRLCFQPAALFQVPGYNLPTCAKCSEHLTTNGLTGITANFYQTIRQDLPTTTTTVANNTSSTTNGGGGTTIQVQQITQQQQQQQQQQQQQQQQQQQQTAASSSPDDDINSQQLSGSMSNQNGGVKKTETMSFDLEKTIQTIDVDLLFNEEGTCPLCSKTFSRKSSLLTHIRNHSAERKFICSFCHKGFTQAANLRNHERIHTNDRPYVCIDCGKTFTQITNLNNHRRLHTGERPFVCIESECGRSFAQVTNLNNHMKTHHKVQQYCCNQCSKKFTQVTSLNQHLQAHAGITGYYCPRCPEKTFKQQSQLHTHMKSHGLAFPYECQKCDEKFLQQAHLDQHNKMHDEFKFKCDMCPSSFNQEVLLKKHVQRHIEGSELPPPKRSKKQHHNQLHQPVQMIGQPLSIQHHTPGQRMRGRPPKKKNQQQQQQLNHSNVQTIKIELPSQLQDHVGGGGGGATIQFNHMQSQQQQQQQVAVGGNQVKTTVVQQAALINNNTTNGNDRHQQQQQQEQDQHETQVESGDDLKCQDCGVLFTNENELREHIFYKHPERRFMQAILEENRYLMRMQPQQTYLCNLCCNVFKSHLALVRHTAKFHGQLIVNSSKSEY from the exons ATGGAGAGTATCTGCAGATTATGTTTTCAACCAGCAGCG ttGTTTCAGGTTCCTGGCTATAATCTTCCAACTTGTGCCAAATGTTCGGAGCATTTGACCACAAATGGTCTAACTGGTATAACAGcgaatttttatcaaacaattAGACAAGATTTACCAACTACTACAACTACAGTTGCAAATAATACATCCTCAACGACTAATGGTGGTGGCGGGACCACAATACAAGTCCAACAAATAAcccaacagcaacaacagcagcagcaacagcaacagcagcagcaacaacaacagcaacaacaaacagCAGCAAGCTCATCACCAGACGACGAT ATAAATAGCCAACAACTAAGTGGTTCTATGTCCAATCAAAACGGCGGCGtgaaaaaaaccgaaacaaTGTCATTTGATTTGGAGAAGACCATTCAGACCATAGAC gtcGATCTTCTGTTCAACGAAGAAGGAACTTGTCCGCTTTGCTCGAAAACGTTCTCAAGAAAATCATCTCTGCTAACTCATATACGAAATCACTCGGCTGAGAGGAAATTTATTTGCTCATTTTGTCACAAAG GCTTTACACAAGCGGCAAATTTGCGAAATCATGAGCGCATACACACAAATGATAGACCCTATGTCTGCATTGATTGTGGCAAGACTTTTACACAG ATAACTAATTTGAATAATCACCGTCGATTGCACACGGGAGAGCGGCCATTTGTATGCATTGAATCAGAATGCGGACGGTCTTTTGCGCAA GTCACAAATCTAAACAATCACATGAAGACCCATCACAAAGTACAGCAATACTGCTGCAATCAATGTTCGAAGAAATTTACCCAAGTGACGTCACTTAATCAGCACCTTCAAGCTCACGCCGGCATAACAGGCTATTATTGCCCTCGATGTCCagaaaaaactttcaaacagCAATCCCAACTGCATACGCACATGAAATCGCACGGTCTGGCCTTCCCATACGAATGCCAGAAGTGCGATGAGAAATTCTTGCAACAAGCACACCTCGACCAACACAACAAAATGCAtgatgaatttaaattcaagtgTGACATGTGTCCGAGCTCCTTTAATCAAGAGGTGCTCCTTAAAAAGCATGTCCAGCGACACATCGAAGGAAG TGAACTGCCGCCGCCTAAGCGTTCTAAAAAGCAGCACCACAATCAGCTCCATCAGCCCGTACAAATGATTGGGCAGCCACTGTCAATACAACACCACACACCCGGGCAGCGTATGC GAGGTCGCCCACCCAAAAAGAAGaaccaacagcagcagcagcaattaAATCATTCAAACGTTCAAACAATTAAGATCGAATTGCCATCACAGTTGCAGGATCATGTTGGAGGAGGCGGTGGTGGTGCAACAATACAATTTAATCATATGCAAtcacaacagcaacaacaacaacaagtagCTGTTGGCGGCAACCAAGTCAAA ACAACAGTCGTGCAACAGGCAGCTTTGATCAACAACAATACAACAAATGGTAATGACcgacatcaacaacaacaacaacaagaacaagacCAACACGAGACACAAGTCGAAAGCGGCGATGATCTTAAATGCCAAGATTGCGGTGTATTATTTACAAATGAAAACGAACTGAGGGAGCATATATTCTACAAACATCCCGAGCGGAGATTCATGCAG GCTATTTTAGAAGAGAACAGATATCTAATGAGAATGCAACCCCAACAAACTTACCTATGCAATCTGTGCTGCAATGTATTTAAAAGTCATTTAGCCTTAGTGCGTCATACAGCCAAGTTTCATGGACAACTAATTGTAAATTCTTCTAAATCCgaatattaa
- the LOC129942749 gene encoding zinc finger protein 135-like isoform X1 yields the protein MESICRLCFQPAALFQVPGYNLPTCAKCSEHLTTNGLTGITANFYQTIRQDLPTTTTTVANNTSSTTNGGGGTTIQVQQITQQQQQQQQQQQQQQQQQQQQTAASSSPDDDINSQQLSGSMSNQNGGVKKTETMSFDLEKTIQTIDVDLLFNEEGTCPLCSKTFSRKSSLLTHIRNHSAERKFICSFCHKGFTQAANLRNHERIHTNDRPYVCIDCGKTFTQITNLNNHRRLHTGERPFVCIESECGRSFAQVTNLNNHMKTHHKVQQYCCNQCSKKFTQVTSLNQHLQAHAGITGYYCPRCPEKTFKQQSQLHTHMKSHGLAFPYECQKCDEKFLQQAHLDQHNKMHDEFKFKCDMCPSSFNQEVLLKKHVQRHIEGRYITCPVANCNQAFAVKQHLSKHLLTRHSHSELPPPKRSKKQHHNQLHQPVQMIGQPLSIQHHTPGQRMRGRPPKKKNQQQQQQLNHSNVQTIKIELPSQLQDHVGGGGGGATIQFNHMQSQQQQQQQVAVGGNQVKTTVVQQAALINNNTTNGNDRHQQQQQQEQDQHETQVESGDDLKCQDCGVLFTNENELREHIFYKHPERRFMQAILEENRYLMRMQPQQTYLCNLCCNVFKSHLALVRHTAKFHGQLIVNSSKSEY from the exons ATGGAGAGTATCTGCAGATTATGTTTTCAACCAGCAGCG ttGTTTCAGGTTCCTGGCTATAATCTTCCAACTTGTGCCAAATGTTCGGAGCATTTGACCACAAATGGTCTAACTGGTATAACAGcgaatttttatcaaacaattAGACAAGATTTACCAACTACTACAACTACAGTTGCAAATAATACATCCTCAACGACTAATGGTGGTGGCGGGACCACAATACAAGTCCAACAAATAAcccaacagcaacaacagcagcagcaacagcaacagcagcagcaacaacaacagcaacaacaaacagCAGCAAGCTCATCACCAGACGACGAT ATAAATAGCCAACAACTAAGTGGTTCTATGTCCAATCAAAACGGCGGCGtgaaaaaaaccgaaacaaTGTCATTTGATTTGGAGAAGACCATTCAGACCATAGAC gtcGATCTTCTGTTCAACGAAGAAGGAACTTGTCCGCTTTGCTCGAAAACGTTCTCAAGAAAATCATCTCTGCTAACTCATATACGAAATCACTCGGCTGAGAGGAAATTTATTTGCTCATTTTGTCACAAAG GCTTTACACAAGCGGCAAATTTGCGAAATCATGAGCGCATACACACAAATGATAGACCCTATGTCTGCATTGATTGTGGCAAGACTTTTACACAG ATAACTAATTTGAATAATCACCGTCGATTGCACACGGGAGAGCGGCCATTTGTATGCATTGAATCAGAATGCGGACGGTCTTTTGCGCAA GTCACAAATCTAAACAATCACATGAAGACCCATCACAAAGTACAGCAATACTGCTGCAATCAATGTTCGAAGAAATTTACCCAAGTGACGTCACTTAATCAGCACCTTCAAGCTCACGCCGGCATAACAGGCTATTATTGCCCTCGATGTCCagaaaaaactttcaaacagCAATCCCAACTGCATACGCACATGAAATCGCACGGTCTGGCCTTCCCATACGAATGCCAGAAGTGCGATGAGAAATTCTTGCAACAAGCACACCTCGACCAACACAACAAAATGCAtgatgaatttaaattcaagtgTGACATGTGTCCGAGCTCCTTTAATCAAGAGGTGCTCCTTAAAAAGCATGTCCAGCGACACATCGAAGGAAG GTACATTACATGTCCGGTAGCTAATTGTAACCAAGCATTCGCCGTTAAACAACACTTATCGAAACATCTTCTTACTCGCCATTCTCACAGTGAACTGCCGCCGCCTAAGCGTTCTAAAAAGCAGCACCACAATCAGCTCCATCAGCCCGTACAAATGATTGGGCAGCCACTGTCAATACAACACCACACACCCGGGCAGCGTATGC GAGGTCGCCCACCCAAAAAGAAGaaccaacagcagcagcagcaattaAATCATTCAAACGTTCAAACAATTAAGATCGAATTGCCATCACAGTTGCAGGATCATGTTGGAGGAGGCGGTGGTGGTGCAACAATACAATTTAATCATATGCAAtcacaacagcaacaacaacaacaagtagCTGTTGGCGGCAACCAAGTCAAA ACAACAGTCGTGCAACAGGCAGCTTTGATCAACAACAATACAACAAATGGTAATGACcgacatcaacaacaacaacaacaagaacaagacCAACACGAGACACAAGTCGAAAGCGGCGATGATCTTAAATGCCAAGATTGCGGTGTATTATTTACAAATGAAAACGAACTGAGGGAGCATATATTCTACAAACATCCCGAGCGGAGATTCATGCAG GCTATTTTAGAAGAGAACAGATATCTAATGAGAATGCAACCCCAACAAACTTACCTATGCAATCTGTGCTGCAATGTATTTAAAAGTCATTTAGCCTTAGTGCGTCATACAGCCAAGTTTCATGGACAACTAATTGTAAATTCTTCTAAATCCgaatattaa
- the LOC129942749 gene encoding zinc finger protein 135-like isoform X6: MSNQNGGVKKTETMSFDLEKTIQTIDVDLLFNEEGTCPLCSKTFSRKSSLLTHIRNHSAERKFICSFCHKGFTQAANLRNHERIHTNDRPYVCIDCGKTFTQITNLNNHRRLHTGERPFVCIESECGRSFAQVTNLNNHMKTHHKVQQYCCNQCSKKFTQVTSLNQHLQAHAGITGYYCPRCPEKTFKQQSQLHTHMKSHGLAFPYECQKCDEKFLQQAHLDQHNKMHDEFKFKCDMCPSSFNQEVLLKKHVQRHIEGRYITCPVANCNQAFAVKQHLSKHLLTRHSHSELPPPKRSKKQHHNQLHQPVQMIGQPLSIQHHTPGQRMRGRPPKKKNQQQQQQLNHSNVQTIKIELPSQLQDHVGGGGGGATIQFNHMQSQQQQQQQVAVGGNQVKTTVVQQAALINNNTTNGNDRHQQQQQQEQDQHETQVESGDDLKCQDCGVLFTNENELREHIFYKHPERRFMQAILEENRYLMRMQPQQTYLCNLCCNVFKSHLALVRHTAKFHGQLIVNSSKSEY, encoded by the exons ATGTCCAATCAAAACGGCGGCGtgaaaaaaaccgaaacaaTGTCATTTGATTTGGAGAAGACCATTCAGACCATAGAC gtcGATCTTCTGTTCAACGAAGAAGGAACTTGTCCGCTTTGCTCGAAAACGTTCTCAAGAAAATCATCTCTGCTAACTCATATACGAAATCACTCGGCTGAGAGGAAATTTATTTGCTCATTTTGTCACAAAG GCTTTACACAAGCGGCAAATTTGCGAAATCATGAGCGCATACACACAAATGATAGACCCTATGTCTGCATTGATTGTGGCAAGACTTTTACACAG ATAACTAATTTGAATAATCACCGTCGATTGCACACGGGAGAGCGGCCATTTGTATGCATTGAATCAGAATGCGGACGGTCTTTTGCGCAA GTCACAAATCTAAACAATCACATGAAGACCCATCACAAAGTACAGCAATACTGCTGCAATCAATGTTCGAAGAAATTTACCCAAGTGACGTCACTTAATCAGCACCTTCAAGCTCACGCCGGCATAACAGGCTATTATTGCCCTCGATGTCCagaaaaaactttcaaacagCAATCCCAACTGCATACGCACATGAAATCGCACGGTCTGGCCTTCCCATACGAATGCCAGAAGTGCGATGAGAAATTCTTGCAACAAGCACACCTCGACCAACACAACAAAATGCAtgatgaatttaaattcaagtgTGACATGTGTCCGAGCTCCTTTAATCAAGAGGTGCTCCTTAAAAAGCATGTCCAGCGACACATCGAAGGAAG GTACATTACATGTCCGGTAGCTAATTGTAACCAAGCATTCGCCGTTAAACAACACTTATCGAAACATCTTCTTACTCGCCATTCTCACAGTGAACTGCCGCCGCCTAAGCGTTCTAAAAAGCAGCACCACAATCAGCTCCATCAGCCCGTACAAATGATTGGGCAGCCACTGTCAATACAACACCACACACCCGGGCAGCGTATGC GAGGTCGCCCACCCAAAAAGAAGaaccaacagcagcagcagcaattaAATCATTCAAACGTTCAAACAATTAAGATCGAATTGCCATCACAGTTGCAGGATCATGTTGGAGGAGGCGGTGGTGGTGCAACAATACAATTTAATCATATGCAAtcacaacagcaacaacaacaacaagtagCTGTTGGCGGCAACCAAGTCAAA ACAACAGTCGTGCAACAGGCAGCTTTGATCAACAACAATACAACAAATGGTAATGACcgacatcaacaacaacaacaacaagaacaagacCAACACGAGACACAAGTCGAAAGCGGCGATGATCTTAAATGCCAAGATTGCGGTGTATTATTTACAAATGAAAACGAACTGAGGGAGCATATATTCTACAAACATCCCGAGCGGAGATTCATGCAG GCTATTTTAGAAGAGAACAGATATCTAATGAGAATGCAACCCCAACAAACTTACCTATGCAATCTGTGCTGCAATGTATTTAAAAGTCATTTAGCCTTAGTGCGTCATACAGCCAAGTTTCATGGACAACTAATTGTAAATTCTTCTAAATCCgaatattaa
- the LOC129942749 gene encoding zinc finger protein 135-like isoform X2, whose amino-acid sequence MESICRLCFQPAALFQVPGYNLPTCAKCSEHLTTNGLTVANNTSSTTNGGGGTTIQVQQITQQQQQQQQQQQQQQQQQQQQTAASSSPDDDINSQQLSGSMSNQNGGVKKTETMSFDLEKTIQTIDVDLLFNEEGTCPLCSKTFSRKSSLLTHIRNHSAERKFICSFCHKGFTQAANLRNHERIHTNDRPYVCIDCGKTFTQITNLNNHRRLHTGERPFVCIESECGRSFAQVTNLNNHMKTHHKVQQYCCNQCSKKFTQVTSLNQHLQAHAGITGYYCPRCPEKTFKQQSQLHTHMKSHGLAFPYECQKCDEKFLQQAHLDQHNKMHDEFKFKCDMCPSSFNQEVLLKKHVQRHIEGRYITCPVANCNQAFAVKQHLSKHLLTRHSHSELPPPKRSKKQHHNQLHQPVQMIGQPLSIQHHTPGQRMRGRPPKKKNQQQQQQLNHSNVQTIKIELPSQLQDHVGGGGGGATIQFNHMQSQQQQQQQVAVGGNQVKTTVVQQAALINNNTTNGNDRHQQQQQQEQDQHETQVESGDDLKCQDCGVLFTNENELREHIFYKHPERRFMQAILEENRYLMRMQPQQTYLCNLCCNVFKSHLALVRHTAKFHGQLIVNSSKSEY is encoded by the exons ATGGAGAGTATCTGCAGATTATGTTTTCAACCAGCAGCG ttGTTTCAGGTTCCTGGCTATAATCTTCCAACTTGTGCCAAATGTTCGGAGCATTTGACCACAAATGGTCTAACTG TTGCAAATAATACATCCTCAACGACTAATGGTGGTGGCGGGACCACAATACAAGTCCAACAAATAAcccaacagcaacaacagcagcagcaacagcaacagcagcagcaacaacaacagcaacaacaaacagCAGCAAGCTCATCACCAGACGACGAT ATAAATAGCCAACAACTAAGTGGTTCTATGTCCAATCAAAACGGCGGCGtgaaaaaaaccgaaacaaTGTCATTTGATTTGGAGAAGACCATTCAGACCATAGAC gtcGATCTTCTGTTCAACGAAGAAGGAACTTGTCCGCTTTGCTCGAAAACGTTCTCAAGAAAATCATCTCTGCTAACTCATATACGAAATCACTCGGCTGAGAGGAAATTTATTTGCTCATTTTGTCACAAAG GCTTTACACAAGCGGCAAATTTGCGAAATCATGAGCGCATACACACAAATGATAGACCCTATGTCTGCATTGATTGTGGCAAGACTTTTACACAG ATAACTAATTTGAATAATCACCGTCGATTGCACACGGGAGAGCGGCCATTTGTATGCATTGAATCAGAATGCGGACGGTCTTTTGCGCAA GTCACAAATCTAAACAATCACATGAAGACCCATCACAAAGTACAGCAATACTGCTGCAATCAATGTTCGAAGAAATTTACCCAAGTGACGTCACTTAATCAGCACCTTCAAGCTCACGCCGGCATAACAGGCTATTATTGCCCTCGATGTCCagaaaaaactttcaaacagCAATCCCAACTGCATACGCACATGAAATCGCACGGTCTGGCCTTCCCATACGAATGCCAGAAGTGCGATGAGAAATTCTTGCAACAAGCACACCTCGACCAACACAACAAAATGCAtgatgaatttaaattcaagtgTGACATGTGTCCGAGCTCCTTTAATCAAGAGGTGCTCCTTAAAAAGCATGTCCAGCGACACATCGAAGGAAG GTACATTACATGTCCGGTAGCTAATTGTAACCAAGCATTCGCCGTTAAACAACACTTATCGAAACATCTTCTTACTCGCCATTCTCACAGTGAACTGCCGCCGCCTAAGCGTTCTAAAAAGCAGCACCACAATCAGCTCCATCAGCCCGTACAAATGATTGGGCAGCCACTGTCAATACAACACCACACACCCGGGCAGCGTATGC GAGGTCGCCCACCCAAAAAGAAGaaccaacagcagcagcagcaattaAATCATTCAAACGTTCAAACAATTAAGATCGAATTGCCATCACAGTTGCAGGATCATGTTGGAGGAGGCGGTGGTGGTGCAACAATACAATTTAATCATATGCAAtcacaacagcaacaacaacaacaagtagCTGTTGGCGGCAACCAAGTCAAA ACAACAGTCGTGCAACAGGCAGCTTTGATCAACAACAATACAACAAATGGTAATGACcgacatcaacaacaacaacaacaagaacaagacCAACACGAGACACAAGTCGAAAGCGGCGATGATCTTAAATGCCAAGATTGCGGTGTATTATTTACAAATGAAAACGAACTGAGGGAGCATATATTCTACAAACATCCCGAGCGGAGATTCATGCAG GCTATTTTAGAAGAGAACAGATATCTAATGAGAATGCAACCCCAACAAACTTACCTATGCAATCTGTGCTGCAATGTATTTAAAAGTCATTTAGCCTTAGTGCGTCATACAGCCAAGTTTCATGGACAACTAATTGTAAATTCTTCTAAATCCgaatattaa
- the LOC129942749 gene encoding zinc finger protein 501-like isoform X5, giving the protein MESICRLCFQPAALFQVPGYNLPTCAKCSEHLTTNGLTGITANFYQTIRQDLPTTTTTVANNTSSTTNGGGGTTIQVQQITQQQQQQQQQQQQQQQQQQQQTAASSSPDDDINSQQLSGSMSNQNGGVKKTETMSFDLEKTIQTIDVDLLFNEEGTCPLCSKTFSRKSSLLTHIRNHSAERKFICSFCHKGFTQAANLRNHERIHTNDRPYVCIDCGKTFTQITNLNNHRRLHTGERPFVCIESECGRSFAQVTNLNNHMKTHHKVQQYCCNQCSKKFTQVTSLNQHLQAHAGITGYYCPRCPEKTFKQQSQLHTHMKSHGLAFPYECQKCDEKFLQQAHLDQHNKMHDEFKFKCDMCPSSFNQEVLLKKHVQRHIEGRYITCPVANCNQAFAVKQHLSKHLLTRHSHSELPPPKRSKKQHHNQLHQPVQMIGQPLSIQHHTPGQRMRGRPPKKKNQQQQQQLNHSNVQTIKIELPSQLQDHVGGGGGGATIQFNHMQSQQQQQQQVAVGGNQVKVRYLQTK; this is encoded by the exons ATGGAGAGTATCTGCAGATTATGTTTTCAACCAGCAGCG ttGTTTCAGGTTCCTGGCTATAATCTTCCAACTTGTGCCAAATGTTCGGAGCATTTGACCACAAATGGTCTAACTGGTATAACAGcgaatttttatcaaacaattAGACAAGATTTACCAACTACTACAACTACAGTTGCAAATAATACATCCTCAACGACTAATGGTGGTGGCGGGACCACAATACAAGTCCAACAAATAAcccaacagcaacaacagcagcagcaacagcaacagcagcagcaacaacaacagcaacaacaaacagCAGCAAGCTCATCACCAGACGACGAT ATAAATAGCCAACAACTAAGTGGTTCTATGTCCAATCAAAACGGCGGCGtgaaaaaaaccgaaacaaTGTCATTTGATTTGGAGAAGACCATTCAGACCATAGAC gtcGATCTTCTGTTCAACGAAGAAGGAACTTGTCCGCTTTGCTCGAAAACGTTCTCAAGAAAATCATCTCTGCTAACTCATATACGAAATCACTCGGCTGAGAGGAAATTTATTTGCTCATTTTGTCACAAAG GCTTTACACAAGCGGCAAATTTGCGAAATCATGAGCGCATACACACAAATGATAGACCCTATGTCTGCATTGATTGTGGCAAGACTTTTACACAG ATAACTAATTTGAATAATCACCGTCGATTGCACACGGGAGAGCGGCCATTTGTATGCATTGAATCAGAATGCGGACGGTCTTTTGCGCAA GTCACAAATCTAAACAATCACATGAAGACCCATCACAAAGTACAGCAATACTGCTGCAATCAATGTTCGAAGAAATTTACCCAAGTGACGTCACTTAATCAGCACCTTCAAGCTCACGCCGGCATAACAGGCTATTATTGCCCTCGATGTCCagaaaaaactttcaaacagCAATCCCAACTGCATACGCACATGAAATCGCACGGTCTGGCCTTCCCATACGAATGCCAGAAGTGCGATGAGAAATTCTTGCAACAAGCACACCTCGACCAACACAACAAAATGCAtgatgaatttaaattcaagtgTGACATGTGTCCGAGCTCCTTTAATCAAGAGGTGCTCCTTAAAAAGCATGTCCAGCGACACATCGAAGGAAG GTACATTACATGTCCGGTAGCTAATTGTAACCAAGCATTCGCCGTTAAACAACACTTATCGAAACATCTTCTTACTCGCCATTCTCACAGTGAACTGCCGCCGCCTAAGCGTTCTAAAAAGCAGCACCACAATCAGCTCCATCAGCCCGTACAAATGATTGGGCAGCCACTGTCAATACAACACCACACACCCGGGCAGCGTATGC GAGGTCGCCCACCCAAAAAGAAGaaccaacagcagcagcagcaattaAATCATTCAAACGTTCAAACAATTAAGATCGAATTGCCATCACAGTTGCAGGATCATGTTGGAGGAGGCGGTGGTGGTGCAACAATACAATTTAATCATATGCAAtcacaacagcaacaacaacaacaagtagCTGTTGGCGGCAACCAAGTCAAAGTTCGTTATTTACAAACTAAataa